A window from Kovacikia minuta CCNUW1 encodes these proteins:
- the bchI gene encoding magnesium chelatase ATPase subunit I, whose protein sequence is MNLSVNPAVAENDQSVSPKKSHHLTAQTPIENGQSIPPTAAIHRRPVFPFTAIVGQEEMKLALLLNVIDPKIGGVMIMGDRGTGKTTTIRALADLLPEIEIVADDPFSSSPSDPELMGEAVRNQIEQGIEVPVSRRKVIMVDLPLGATEDRVCGTIDIEKALSEGVKAFEPGLLAKANRGILYVDEVNLLDDHLVDVLLDSAASGWNTVEREGISVRHPARFVLVGSGNPEEGELRPQLLDRFGMHAEIRTVKEPALRVQIVEQRTEFDQNPQVFLEKYQAQQDDLQQQLVNAQNLLKDVTIDYDLRVKISQVCSELNVDGLRGDIVTNRAAKALTAFEGRIEVTLQDIRSVITLCLRHRLRKDPLESIDSGYKVQKVFNQVFGIQEEEG, encoded by the coding sequence GTGAATCTTTCTGTGAATCCTGCTGTTGCTGAGAACGATCAGTCTGTGTCGCCCAAGAAATCTCACCATCTAACTGCTCAAACCCCGATCGAGAATGGTCAGTCTATTCCTCCCACTGCTGCCATTCATCGCCGTCCCGTTTTTCCGTTTACGGCGATCGTGGGTCAGGAGGAAATGAAATTAGCCCTATTGCTGAATGTCATCGACCCTAAGATCGGTGGTGTCATGATTATGGGCGATCGCGGCACGGGCAAAACCACAACCATTCGTGCCCTGGCAGATCTCCTGCCTGAAATTGAAATTGTTGCTGATGATCCCTTTAGCAGTAGCCCAAGCGATCCCGAGTTGATGGGTGAAGCAGTGCGAAACCAGATTGAACAGGGGATTGAAGTTCCTGTTTCAAGAAGAAAAGTCATCATGGTAGACCTGCCCCTTGGTGCCACCGAGGATCGCGTCTGCGGCACGATCGACATTGAAAAAGCTCTTTCTGAAGGGGTAAAAGCCTTTGAACCGGGATTATTGGCAAAGGCAAACCGGGGCATTCTTTATGTGGATGAGGTCAATCTGCTGGATGACCATCTGGTAGACGTACTGCTGGACTCGGCAGCTTCCGGCTGGAACACGGTAGAGCGGGAAGGCATTTCCGTGCGGCACCCTGCCCGATTTGTGCTGGTGGGTTCTGGCAACCCGGAGGAAGGCGAACTGCGTCCCCAACTGCTCGATCGCTTTGGGATGCACGCTGAAATTCGCACCGTCAAAGAACCCGCCCTGCGTGTACAGATTGTAGAGCAGCGGACGGAATTTGATCAGAACCCTCAAGTGTTTTTGGAAAAGTATCAAGCTCAACAGGACGACCTGCAACAACAGTTGGTCAATGCTCAGAACCTTTTGAAGGATGTAACGATCGACTACGACCTGCGCGTCAAAATTTCCCAGGTTTGCTCTGAATTGAATGTGGATGGGCTGCGGGGTGATATTGTAACCAACCGTGCCGCGAAAGCCTTAACTGCCTTTGAAGGTCGCATTGAAGTTACCCTCCAGGACATCCGGAGTGTGATCACCCTCTGCCTCCGTCACCGCTTGCGGAAAGACCCACTGGAATCGATCGATTCTGGCTACAAAGTGCAGAAGGTGTTCAATCAGGTGTTTGGAATCCAGGAAGAGGAAGGATAA